In one Mucilaginibacter ginsenosidivorax genomic region, the following are encoded:
- a CDS encoding carbohydrate kinase family protein, translating into MTPQTNITTPAICYGEILWDVLPDGPQPGGALLNVAYHLNKLGMPTSLVSKIGNDANGHKLENLMDGWGIPKHLLQTDTEHPTSQVIAKMNNGNEVSYEIVFPVAWDFINDSEHIISQLQPSTYLVYGSLASRNNVSRNTLLELLDGDAIKVFDINLRPPFFSRDLLEELLRKADIVKFNQAELEMVQGLFRGSFWKESEQIRFIQDHFNIPEIVVTKGEFGASYYKQDKAYHVAGREVKVTDTIGSGDSFLAAFIANHYNGVPPETLLKNAIAMGGFIATKKGGCPDYNIAEYQDFKNQLF; encoded by the coding sequence ATGACCCCGCAAACAAACATAACAACCCCGGCCATTTGCTACGGCGAAATCCTATGGGATGTATTGCCCGATGGCCCGCAGCCCGGCGGCGCATTGCTTAATGTGGCGTATCACCTGAATAAACTGGGCATGCCCACCAGCCTGGTAAGTAAAATAGGCAACGATGCAAACGGCCACAAGCTGGAAAACTTGATGGACGGCTGGGGAATACCCAAACATTTACTACAAACCGATACGGAGCACCCAACCAGCCAGGTAATTGCTAAAATGAACAATGGCAACGAGGTGTCGTACGAGATTGTTTTCCCGGTGGCCTGGGATTTTATTAACGATAGCGAGCATATTATCAGCCAGTTGCAGCCATCAACGTACCTGGTGTATGGCAGCCTGGCCTCACGTAACAACGTATCGCGTAATACCCTGCTTGAATTATTGGACGGTGATGCGATTAAAGTATTTGACATTAACCTGCGCCCGCCTTTTTTTAGCCGCGACTTGTTGGAAGAACTTTTGCGCAAAGCAGATATTGTAAAATTTAACCAGGCCGAACTGGAAATGGTGCAGGGATTATTCCGTGGATCATTCTGGAAAGAATCGGAACAGATCAGGTTTATACAAGACCATTTTAACATTCCCGAGATCGTGGTTACCAAAGGTGAGTTTGGAGCATCGTACTACAAGCAGGATAAGGCATATCATGTTGCCGGCCGCGAGGTAAAAGTTACAGATACTATTGGCAGCGGCGATTCATTTTTGGCCGCGTTTATTGCCAACCATTATAACGGCGTACCGCCGGAAACCTTATTAAAAAACGCAATAGCGATGGGTGGCTTTATTGCAACAAAGAAAGGAGGTTGCCCCGATTATAACATCGCAGAATATCAAGATTTTAAAAACCAACTATTTTAA
- a CDS encoding Crp/Fnr family transcriptional regulator, which translates to MFDLIMANFAMHISLTPAEADYVQSVLQHKVVKKNALLLSAGDICRAIYFVNKGCLRIFNIDREGDQYNISFCPENWWSVDIASFFGQSPAFYSISALEDTDVFYLGHAAIEKLFIEVPKFERFFRILTQNGFNLYQRRITSNLSKTAEERYLQFQKQYPKLEQRIAQKQIASYLGITPVFLSMLRRNKQTTNR; encoded by the coding sequence ATGTTCGACCTCATAATGGCAAACTTTGCCATGCACATTTCATTAACTCCTGCAGAGGCGGATTATGTTCAATCGGTATTGCAGCATAAGGTGGTAAAAAAGAATGCATTGCTGCTGAGCGCCGGCGACATTTGCCGGGCAATATATTTTGTAAACAAAGGCTGCCTGCGCATTTTTAATATAGACCGCGAGGGCGACCAGTACAACATATCATTTTGCCCGGAAAACTGGTGGTCGGTAGATATTGCCAGCTTTTTTGGACAAAGCCCCGCATTTTATTCGATAAGCGCGCTGGAAGATACCGATGTGTTTTACCTGGGCCATGCGGCTATTGAAAAGCTATTTATCGAGGTGCCTAAGTTCGAGCGTTTTTTTCGGATACTTACCCAAAACGGGTTCAATTTATACCAACGCCGCATTACTTCAAATCTTTCAAAAACCGCCGAAGAGCGCTACCTGCAGTTTCAAAAGCAATACCCCAAATTGGAGCAGCGGATAGCGCAAAAGCAAATTGCATCGTACCTGGGCATTACGCCCGTTTTTTTGAGCATGCTGCGTCGCAATAAACAAACCACAAACAGGTAA
- a CDS encoding glycoside hydrolase family 32 protein → MKTKTGVRLLTAFMMITMVSKAQDKSGISRQEPHRPQVHFSPEQHWVNDPNGMVYFNHTYHLFFQYYPKDIIWGPMHWGHAVSKDLVHWKELPIALYPDSLGYIFSGSAVVDSNNTSGFGKKGQVPLVAIFTHHDPKGEKAGTDVFQNQSIAYSLDEGNTWTKYAGNPVLKNPGIKDFRDPKVMWYAKQKKWVMTLATKDHITFYSAPDLKTWKKESEFGLREGAHGGVWECPDLFPLKLSGKTYWILVVNLNPGGPNGGSATQYFVGDFNGHQFTPMDTQTRWLDYGPDEYAGITWSNTGSRKIFLGWMSNWEYANQVPTQKWRNAMTIPRDLRLKQSKQGIVIASALVPELVNISANTAVSKNVAVNKTLELTDKVNKLKSQYILKLTLAQLKGLTIKLSNKKGEEVLIGYDDVKDQYFIDRTKSGKVDFQKDFPGRFTAPRLSTSKSPDLTIVVDKASVELFADGGLTTMTAVYFPNEDFTGLAINADGKLKLNTLAITGLKSIWK, encoded by the coding sequence ATGAAAACAAAAACCGGCGTCAGGTTACTGACAGCCTTTATGATGATTACCATGGTTAGTAAAGCGCAGGATAAATCGGGAATAAGCCGCCAGGAGCCCCACCGCCCACAGGTGCATTTTTCGCCGGAACAACACTGGGTAAATGACCCCAATGGGATGGTTTACTTTAACCACACTTACCATTTGTTTTTCCAATATTATCCAAAGGATATTATTTGGGGGCCAATGCATTGGGGGCACGCGGTAAGTAAGGACCTGGTGCATTGGAAAGAATTGCCTATCGCTTTATATCCGGATAGTTTGGGGTATATATTTTCGGGCAGCGCCGTAGTTGACTCTAATAATACTTCGGGCTTTGGCAAAAAGGGGCAGGTACCGCTGGTAGCAATCTTTACCCACCATGATCCGAAGGGAGAAAAAGCAGGTACTGACGTTTTTCAGAACCAAAGTATTGCCTACAGCCTGGATGAAGGCAACACCTGGACAAAATATGCCGGCAACCCGGTACTTAAAAATCCGGGGATTAAGGATTTCAGAGATCCTAAAGTGATGTGGTACGCCAAACAAAAAAAATGGGTAATGACCCTGGCCACTAAAGATCATATTACCTTTTACTCGGCCCCTGATTTAAAAACCTGGAAAAAGGAGAGTGAGTTTGGTTTAAGAGAGGGAGCGCACGGTGGGGTATGGGAGTGCCCCGACCTGTTCCCTTTAAAGCTGAGCGGCAAAACATATTGGATACTGGTGGTAAACCTTAACCCAGGCGGCCCTAATGGCGGTTCGGCCACGCAATATTTTGTGGGTGATTTTAATGGGCACCAATTTACGCCAATGGATACCCAAACCCGCTGGCTGGACTATGGCCCCGATGAGTATGCGGGCATTACCTGGAGCAATACCGGCAGCCGCAAAATTTTCCTGGGCTGGATGAGCAACTGGGAATATGCCAATCAAGTACCCACTCAAAAATGGCGCAACGCCATGACCATTCCGCGCGATTTACGCTTAAAACAAAGTAAACAAGGCATCGTCATTGCATCGGCGCTGGTTCCTGAGTTAGTTAATATAAGTGCCAATACAGCTGTATCAAAAAACGTAGCAGTTAATAAAACACTTGAGTTAACCGACAAGGTGAATAAGTTAAAAAGCCAATACATTTTAAAGTTAACCCTCGCCCAGTTAAAAGGCCTCACCATTAAGCTATCCAACAAAAAAGGAGAGGAAGTGTTAATCGGTTACGATGATGTTAAGGATCAGTATTTTATCGACAGGACAAAATCAGGCAAGGTAGATTTTCAAAAAGATTTTCCGGGCCGGTTTACTGCGCCAAGATTGAGCACATCAAAAAGCCCGGACCTGACTATTGTAGTTGATAAAGCATCCGTTGAGCTTTTTGCCGATGGAGGCTTAACCACCATGACTGCTGTTTATTTCCCCAATGAGGATTTCACAGGCCTGGCTATAAATGCAGATGGAAAGCTGAAATTAAACACCCTTGCCATTACCGGGTTAAAATCAATTTGGAAGTAG
- a CDS encoding sugar porter family MFS transporter, which produces MRKHSVLAWSMVVALGGFLFGFDTAVISGAEKSIQHFWHLSVMEHGLTISIALIGTVIGSLFGARPSDIFGRKNTLYFVAAAYLLSSLGTALADNWYLFLVFRLLGGLGVGISSVTAPIYISEVSPADRRGRLVGLFQFNVVLGILISYLSNYLISQGGEASWRWMLGVQAFPSALFLALIYFIPESPRWLILKKGETGRALEILSVINPLNCEQELAAIKNSTLHDTVSSGNLFSGQYKTPVILAVLFAFFNQVSGINAIIYYAPRIFEMAGLGAHSSLLSTVGIGLINFIFTLLGINIIDKVGRRTLMLVGSFGLIASLFMVAFTFYSGHMSGFAIPVYMMMFIAFFAFSQGAVIWVFISEIFPNQVRAKGQTLGSSTHWVMAAIIAFCFPYLAESLGGAVTFSFFCVMMVCQLIFVWKFMPETKGRSLEQIETNMVMH; this is translated from the coding sequence ATGAGAAAACATTCCGTCCTGGCCTGGTCCATGGTGGTGGCCCTTGGTGGCTTCCTTTTCGGGTTTGACACCGCTGTGATATCGGGCGCCGAAAAATCTATTCAGCACTTCTGGCACCTGTCTGTAATGGAGCATGGGCTTACTATATCTATCGCGCTTATCGGTACTGTAATTGGTTCATTGTTCGGTGCAAGGCCATCAGATATCTTCGGAAGAAAAAACACGTTATACTTTGTAGCTGCAGCTTACCTGCTATCGTCATTAGGTACCGCGCTCGCCGATAACTGGTACCTGTTTTTGGTGTTCAGGTTATTGGGTGGCCTGGGTGTAGGCATATCATCGGTAACAGCTCCTATTTATATTTCAGAAGTTTCGCCTGCGGATAGGCGGGGGCGTTTGGTTGGCTTGTTTCAGTTCAATGTAGTACTGGGCATCCTTATCTCGTACCTATCCAACTACCTCATTAGCCAGGGCGGCGAAGCTTCATGGCGTTGGATGCTGGGCGTGCAGGCCTTCCCTTCAGCTCTGTTTTTAGCGCTCATTTATTTTATACCCGAAAGCCCCCGCTGGCTCATCCTCAAAAAAGGCGAAACAGGCAGGGCATTGGAAATATTGAGTGTAATCAATCCGCTCAATTGCGAGCAGGAACTGGCTGCTATCAAAAATTCTACCCTTCATGACACTGTTTCAAGCGGCAATCTTTTCTCGGGCCAATATAAAACTCCTGTAATATTGGCGGTGCTCTTTGCCTTTTTTAACCAGGTATCGGGCATCAATGCTATCATATACTACGCGCCCCGCATTTTTGAAATGGCCGGGCTTGGCGCGCATTCTTCGCTGCTATCCACGGTTGGTATAGGGCTAATCAATTTCATATTCACCCTGTTGGGCATCAATATTATTGATAAGGTGGGGCGCCGCACATTAATGCTGGTTGGCTCATTCGGGCTAATAGCATCGCTATTTATGGTGGCGTTCACCTTTTACTCGGGGCACATGAGCGGGTTTGCAATCCCTGTTTATATGATGATGTTCATCGCCTTTTTCGCCTTTTCGCAGGGGGCGGTAATCTGGGTTTTTATCTCCGAAATTTTTCCCAACCAGGTACGCGCCAAAGGACAAACACTTGGCAGTTCTACTCATTGGGTAATGGCTGCAATCATCGCTTTTTGTTTTCCCTACCTGGCCGAGTCATTGGGCGGGGCGGTTACCTTTTCCTTTTTCTGTGTGATGATGGTATGCCAGCTCATCTTCGTCTGGAAGTTTATGCCCGAAACCAAAGGCCGTTCATTGGAGCAGATAGAAACTAATATGGTAATGCATTAA
- a CDS encoding RagB/SusD family nutrient uptake outer membrane protein, whose amino-acid sequence MKTKIFFTAVLSGLIIFSSCKKALDYTPKGVLSSSDLKTPTAIEGLVTAAYAAIGNGDMIGPIYSNWAYGSVRSDDAYKGGGGTGDVGEVDALEHYNLVTPSMDSFVSRTWKNLFKSISRANVALRAVNSLSDAEYPNKKTRLAELKFLRAHSYFTMKLLYKNIPIFDENATADDILKVSNTLSNEDAWNKIAADFQYAIDNLPVTQPELARANKLNAQAYLAKLRLYQAYEQDDKHHVTNINKTRLQQVVDLTQAVIASGKYSLSSDIADNFLPETENGPESVFAIQFTINDGTTAGRMNFEDGLNYPHGAPQYGCCGFHAASQNLVNAYTTDVNGLPNFDTFNTNIADLTKVTVDPRLDHTVGIDGHPYKYDNTRPFSNSWVRDPGVYGNFHTMRNQQLATSSSYFKLGPFMGSAKNYDIIRYDDVLLMQAEAYIELGQQASALPLINQIRNRAAASTGRLKKIDGTFPSNYNVKAYSIANWTQDYARKALQWERRLEFATEGARFFDLVRWGIAEKTLNDYINIEKGRRTFLATAKFTAGRDEYLPIPQSEITFTNGLYKQNPGY is encoded by the coding sequence ATGAAAACAAAAATATTTTTCACAGCTGTTTTATCCGGACTGATCATCTTCAGCTCCTGTAAAAAAGCGTTAGACTATACACCAAAGGGTGTGTTGTCTTCATCAGATTTAAAAACACCAACCGCTATTGAAGGCTTGGTAACCGCAGCCTACGCCGCTATTGGCAATGGCGATATGATAGGCCCTATATACAGCAACTGGGCGTATGGCAGCGTTCGATCAGATGATGCCTACAAAGGGGGCGGCGGTACCGGCGACGTGGGCGAGGTTGATGCATTGGAGCATTACAACCTGGTAACCCCATCGATGGATTCGTTTGTTTCGCGTACCTGGAAAAATTTGTTCAAATCTATATCAAGGGCAAATGTGGCGTTAAGGGCCGTTAATTCGCTCTCTGATGCCGAGTATCCTAATAAGAAAACACGATTGGCCGAGCTTAAATTCTTACGTGCCCATAGCTATTTCACCATGAAACTGCTGTATAAAAATATTCCCATTTTTGACGAAAATGCAACTGCGGACGATATCCTGAAAGTTTCAAACACGTTATCAAATGAGGATGCATGGAATAAAATTGCAGCCGATTTTCAATACGCTATTGATAATTTGCCGGTTACTCAGCCCGAACTGGCGAGGGCAAATAAATTAAACGCCCAGGCTTATTTAGCGAAGCTGAGGTTATACCAGGCTTATGAACAGGATGATAAGCATCATGTAACCAATATCAATAAAACAAGGCTACAGCAGGTAGTTGATCTTACACAGGCTGTAATTGCTTCGGGTAAATATTCATTAAGCAGCGATATTGCTGATAATTTTTTACCTGAAACCGAAAACGGCCCTGAGTCTGTATTCGCGATACAGTTTACCATTAATGACGGAACTACTGCAGGCCGTATGAATTTTGAGGATGGTTTAAATTACCCTCATGGCGCCCCCCAGTACGGCTGCTGCGGTTTTCATGCTGCAAGCCAGAACCTGGTGAACGCATATACCACCGATGTTAATGGACTGCCTAATTTTGATACATTTAACACCAATATAGCCGATTTAACAAAAGTGACCGTTGACCCCAGGTTAGACCATACCGTTGGTATTGACGGCCATCCGTATAAGTACGACAACACCAGACCATTTAGCAACAGCTGGGTGCGTGATCCTGGTGTTTACGGAAACTTCCACACCATGCGTAACCAGCAATTGGCTACCAGTTCATCATACTTCAAGCTTGGTCCGTTCATGGGGTCGGCAAAAAATTATGATATCATCAGGTACGATGACGTATTGCTCATGCAGGCCGAAGCCTATATTGAACTGGGGCAGCAGGCAAGTGCATTACCGCTCATTAATCAAATAAGAAACCGCGCGGCGGCAAGCACCGGTCGGCTTAAAAAAATAGATGGCACCTTTCCATCCAACTATAACGTTAAAGCTTATAGTATCGCTAATTGGACACAGGATTATGCCCGCAAAGCGCTGCAATGGGAAAGACGACTGGAGTTTGCCACCGAAGGAGCACGTTTTTTTGATTTAGTAAGATGGGGTATTGCCGAAAAAACCTTGAACGACTATATCAATATTGAAAAGGGGAGGAGAACCTTCCTGGCTACCGCTAAATTTACGGCAGGCCGGGACGAGTACCTGCCTATACCACAATCAGAAATTACATTTACCAACGGGTTGTACAAACAAAACCCGGGGTATTAA
- a CDS encoding SusC/RagA family TonB-linked outer membrane protein: MRKLLLICSLLILLISKGYAQSRVITGTVLDNASKPMDGVTIVVVETQKSTLSDASGKFSITATTGQSIRFSYVGTKPILLTVAADTKVLDVVFKDAATTLNEVVVTGYTSERKKDLTGAVAVVDLAPVKNNSSGNTMQALQGRVAGLYIEKDGSANGSTSRILIRGANTLGNNNPLYVIDGIPTTRPEVFQNLSPSNIASVQVLKDASAESIYGSRASNGVIIVTTKNGGNTQGKVQFQFNNSTSVQSEKSLRFKMLNSTDRGKALWQASVNDGQDPAAGYGDIYTFNWNGDYNNPVLNSVTPKQFVGGDPNTPAGNTDWQSVLYKTAMVYNNDFTASVGNKNASLEINFGNIKNTGLVRFTKYNRTTGSINGVVRAFDNKATFGVNLKITNSNETLTTTDLGGAATTFLAVTLAPTIPVYQKDGVTYAGESGAGYSDRNNPLHMQDLAKWNNANRVNTFGNVFLEIQPIKNLYFKSNFGADNANYLSKVITPTFQEGALARTTNSLFFDQNHYLSTTFSNTLRYNYDLTTNNHFKLLVGTEYIKTFTDFQTTLKQGYAIQTEDYFTLDAGTGNTIVTGRSTGNSLFSQFSRLDYNYAGKYLASVTIRRDGSSRFGSNNQYGIFPAASLGWKIDQEGFMKNNTIFSELKLRAGVGRVGNQEIGDQSRFALYDTRYGTTQNQLTPGFWEQYMNVGTAYSLSGANTGSLPSGFVQTQAANPGLKWESTEELNAGLDFAILNDKISGSFDYFTRRTTGILITPPVASALGEGQSKTVNGASKSNKGWEFLVTYHGQQSGDFNYNVTLNFSHFRDKITDLPENVRPAYPGNIDNTIIGHSQFDIFGYKTAGLFQSQAEVNAAPTQIGAGPGRIRYVDVNHDGKIDANDQTWIGTTLPALEYGARIDLTYKKFDLSLFGSGVAGRKGFDVYTLYNNLMHSRENVGPGVFNGWTPTHTNTNVPALTLKDNNNEGRTSDYFIVNTSYFKLRNIQIGYTIVPKAVFTRLRVFAMAENVFTLKSKSYLSPDPERIDLGPVPIPKVFSFGINASF, encoded by the coding sequence ATGAGAAAATTATTACTTATTTGTTCCCTGCTTATACTGCTCATAAGTAAGGGATACGCGCAATCCCGCGTTATTACCGGGACCGTGCTGGACAACGCATCAAAACCGATGGATGGCGTTACCATTGTGGTTGTTGAAACCCAAAAATCAACTTTGTCAGATGCCAGCGGAAAGTTCAGCATCACGGCAACAACCGGCCAATCTATTCGGTTCTCGTATGTAGGCACCAAGCCCATACTATTAACAGTTGCCGCCGATACCAAAGTGCTTGATGTGGTATTTAAAGATGCCGCCACCACCTTAAATGAAGTTGTAGTAACCGGTTACACATCCGAAAGGAAAAAAGACCTGACAGGCGCGGTAGCGGTTGTGGATTTGGCCCCGGTAAAAAACAACAGTTCGGGCAATACCATGCAGGCTTTGCAGGGCAGGGTTGCCGGTTTGTATATCGAAAAAGATGGATCGGCCAACGGCTCAACCAGCAGGATCCTGATCAGGGGTGCAAATACATTGGGCAACAACAACCCTTTATATGTTATCGATGGTATACCGACCACCCGGCCCGAAGTGTTTCAAAACCTGTCACCCTCCAACATTGCATCGGTACAGGTGCTAAAAGATGCCTCGGCCGAATCAATTTACGGCTCGCGGGCATCCAATGGCGTTATCATTGTAACCACTAAAAACGGCGGCAATACGCAGGGCAAAGTACAGTTTCAGTTTAATAACAGTACATCCGTTCAGTCCGAAAAATCACTGCGTTTTAAGATGCTGAATTCGACAGATAGGGGCAAGGCGCTATGGCAGGCCTCTGTAAACGATGGCCAGGATCCGGCTGCAGGTTATGGCGACATATATACCTTTAACTGGAATGGTGATTATAACAACCCGGTTTTAAATAGTGTCACCCCCAAACAATTTGTAGGCGGCGACCCTAATACCCCGGCCGGCAATACCGACTGGCAAAGCGTACTGTATAAAACAGCCATGGTTTATAACAACGATTTCACAGCGTCGGTTGGTAACAAGAACGCATCGCTTGAAATTAACTTTGGCAACATCAAAAACACCGGCCTTGTAAGGTTTACCAAATACAACCGTACAACGGGTAGCATTAACGGGGTGGTACGTGCCTTTGATAACAAAGCTACCTTTGGGGTAAACTTAAAAATAACCAACTCCAATGAAACGCTAACTACCACAGATTTGGGTGGAGCGGCAACTACCTTTTTGGCGGTAACGCTGGCACCTACTATCCCGGTATATCAAAAAGATGGCGTTACTTACGCCGGTGAATCTGGTGCGGGATACTCTGACAGGAATAACCCCTTGCATATGCAGGACCTGGCCAAGTGGAACAACGCTAACCGTGTAAATACCTTTGGTAACGTTTTTTTAGAAATACAGCCCATTAAAAACCTGTATTTCAAATCGAACTTTGGTGCCGATAATGCAAATTACCTGAGCAAGGTGATAACGCCAACTTTCCAGGAGGGTGCCCTGGCCCGTACAACCAATAGCTTGTTTTTTGATCAGAATCATTACCTGAGCACTACTTTTTCAAACACCTTGCGGTATAACTATGATTTAACAACCAACAACCACTTTAAATTATTGGTTGGTACCGAGTATATTAAAACCTTTACCGATTTCCAGACCACCCTTAAACAAGGATACGCCATACAAACTGAAGATTATTTTACTTTAGATGCCGGTACAGGCAATACCATTGTTACCGGCCGCTCAACCGGGAATAGCCTGTTTTCGCAGTTTTCGCGGTTAGATTATAATTACGCCGGTAAATATTTAGCCTCGGTTACTATCCGCCGCGATGGTTCATCAAGGTTTGGTTCAAACAACCAGTATGGTATTTTCCCGGCAGCTTCCCTCGGCTGGAAAATTGACCAGGAAGGCTTCATGAAAAACAACACCATTTTTTCGGAATTAAAACTAAGGGCTGGTGTGGGCCGTGTAGGTAACCAGGAAATTGGCGACCAATCGCGCTTTGCGCTTTATGATACCCGGTACGGCACCACCCAAAATCAGTTAACTCCAGGTTTTTGGGAGCAGTACATGAATGTTGGTACAGCCTATTCGCTTTCTGGTGCCAATACAGGCTCGTTACCTTCGGGCTTCGTACAAACCCAGGCTGCAAACCCCGGCCTTAAATGGGAATCTACCGAAGAGCTAAATGCCGGGCTTGACTTTGCCATCCTTAATGATAAGATCTCTGGCTCATTTGACTACTTCACCCGCAGAACTACCGGCATTTTGATTACCCCTCCTGTTGCATCGGCATTAGGCGAAGGGCAATCAAAAACGGTTAACGGTGCCTCAAAAAGCAATAAAGGCTGGGAGTTTTTAGTAACCTATCATGGCCAGCAATCTGGCGATTTTAATTATAATGTGACTTTAAACTTTTCTCACTTTAGAGACAAGATCACCGATTTGCCTGAAAATGTCAGACCGGCCTATCCGGGTAATATAGATAATACCATTATAGGACATTCGCAGTTTGATATATTTGGCTATAAAACCGCAGGCCTTTTCCAATCCCAGGCGGAAGTGAATGCGGCCCCAACACAAATAGGTGCCGGGCCGGGCAGAATCCGTTATGTTGATGTAAACCACGACGGAAAAATTGATGCCAACGATCAAACCTGGATAGGAACTACGCTACCCGCTTTGGAGTACGGTGCGAGAATCGACCTGACCTATAAAAAATTCGATTTGTCTTTATTTGGATCAGGCGTTGCCGGCAGGAAAGGGTTTGATGTATATACCCTGTACAATAACCTGATGCATAGCCGCGAAAACGTTGGCCCTGGTGTATTTAATGGATGGACACCCACGCATACCAACACCAACGTACCGGCATTAACACTAAAAGACAATAATAATGAAGGCCGTACTTCTGATTACTTTATTGTAAACACCTCTTACTTTAAATTACGCAATATTCAAATTGGATACACTATTGTGCCTAAGGCTGTATTTACCAGGCTAAGGGTATTCGCGATGGCCGAAAACGTGTTTACGTTGAAAAGCAAAAGCTACTTAAGCCCCGATCCTGAAAGGATTGACCTGGGGCCGGTTCCAATCCCTAAAGTTTTCAGTTTTGGTATCAACGCATCATTTTAA